Proteins co-encoded in one Arachis stenosperma cultivar V10309 chromosome 7, arast.V10309.gnm1.PFL2, whole genome shotgun sequence genomic window:
- the LOC130939254 gene encoding pentatricopeptide repeat-containing protein At2g34400-like, whose product MRNNTILVRPDNFTYSIVLPCCDHLGLVYQVHCEMIKLCSVSDTCLWTNLMQMYASFGVFEDARKVFDEMPVRDLVARNSLLSSISKCGLSDDCFNLYKQLFEEGDFGDEYTYSIVLDALASQSQVVEAMQVHSNVIKLGFCSDEYICNSLLELYSKQSLVDSAMALLEELPHKDAFSWTTIVTGLSQSGNMDDAIFLFNKMQSSGVEPNSFTFGGLLSACAATNLLQRGKQLHGLAIKHGLEDNLVVGAAILDMYFKCGEMDYALMMFKIMPEKDIVVWNGMICGYAQNGEARKALNVYDEMMLLSSSSASEISPNDVTFTGVLSACCHSGLVKEGCEYFSQMIHIHRIKPKIEHYNCMVDMLGRAGLLEEAEALMLQMPYKPDDVMWSTLLGACKMHRNLTMAMNISQNLHINGPWSSSNYVLLANSYANVGEWSETQEVREMMNLRGLKKSSGCSWIEIGGYLNPFLAGDDKSHSQIEREHHHALKSMCIHMHGIYEENNVLNFDANDD is encoded by the coding sequence ATGAGGAACAATACTATTCTTGTTAGGCCAGATAACTTCACCTATTCCATTGTTCTCCCCTGTTGTGATCATCTGGGTCTTGTTTATCAAGTTCATTGTGAAATGATCAAGCTTTGTTCGGTTTCAGACACTTGTTTGTGGACTAATCTTATGCAGATGTATGCAAGTTTTGGTGTTTTTGAAGATGCAAGGAAGGTGTTCGATGAAATGCCTGTAAGAGACTTGGTTGCTAGAAATTCTTTGTTGTCTAGTATCTCTAAGTGTGGGCTGAGTGATGACTGCTTCAATTTGTATAAACAGctatttgaggaaggagatttTGGTGACGAGTATACTTATTCTATTGTTTTGGATGCGCTAGCGTCTCAGTCGCAAGTGGTGGAAGCAATGCAAGTCCATTCGAATGTGATCAAGTTGGGGTTCTGTTCTGATGAGTACATTTGTAATTCTTTGTTGGAATTGTATTCTAAGCAAAGTTTAGTGGACTCTGCAATGGCATTGCTTGAGGAGTTACCACATAAGGATGCGTTTTCATGGACAACTATTGTTACTGGCCTTTCACAAAGTGGAAATATGGATGATGCTATCTTCTTGTTTAATAaaatgcagtcatctggtgtggaGCCTAACTCATTCACCTTTGGCGGCTTGCTTAGCGCATGTGCCGCCACCAACTTGCTACAGAGAGGAAAACAACTCCATGGTCTTGCCATAAAACATGGACTTGAAGATAACTTGGTGGTGGGGGCTGCAATTTTGGATATGTACTTTAAATGCGGCGAGATGGACTATGCATTGATGATGTTTAAGATAATGCCTGAGAAAGATATTGTTGTTTGGAATGGAATGATATGTGGGTATGCTCAGAATGGTGAAGCAAGAAAGGCCTTGAATGTTTATGATGAGATGATGCTATTAAGTTCATCATCAGCATCCGAAATTTCGCCAAACGATGTAACTTTCACTGGTGTGCTTAGTGCATGTTGTCACAGTGGTTTGGTGAAAGAGGGTTGTGAATACTTCAGCCAAATGATTCATATACATAGGATCAAACCCAAAATAGAGCATTATAATTGCATGGTTGACATGCTTGGAAGAGCAGGGTTACTTGAAGAAGCTGAGGCTCTTATGCTACAAATGCCTTATAAGCCTGATGATGTAATGTGGAGTACACTATTGGGAGCATGCAAGATGCATAGGAATTTAACAATGGCAATGAATATATCTCAAAACCTTCATATTAATGGACCATGGAGTTCTTCAAACTATGTGTTGCTTGCAAATTCTTATGCCAATGTTGGTGAATGGAGTGAAACTCAGGAGGTTAGGGAAATGATGAATTTGAGGGGGCTTAAGAAAAGTTCAGGATGTAGTTGGATTGAAATTGGAGGCTACCTAAATCCATTTCTTGCTGGGGATGATAAATCACATTCTCAAATTGAAAGAGAGCATCATCATGCTTTAAAGAGCATGTGTATTCACATGCATGGAATATATGAAGAAAATAATGTGCTGAATTTTGATGCTAATGATGATTGA
- the LOC130942077 gene encoding DEAD-box ATP-dependent RNA helicase 53, mitochondrial-like, producing the protein MLTTILRRTSSSAITKRALAAAVTSTTDPFLHRLTSSSAASGDSPVGELRRFSGLTGFLKGRAFHSNSGPLNFRSSFCSRAEFAVEDYAYEEGSRGNSADEGLEIAKLGISQDIVSALAKKGIFKLFPIQKAVLEPAMQGRDMIGRARTGTGKTLAFGIPIIDKIIQFNAKHGRGRNPLALVLAPTRELARQVEKEFQEAAPNLDTICVYGGTPISRQMRQLDYGVDIAVGTPGRIIDLLNRGALNLQEVQYVVLDEADQMLQVGFQEDVEKILERLPPKRQTLMFSATMPSWIKQITRNYLQDPLTIDLVGESDQKLADGISLYSIGTDMYVKAGILGPLITEHAKGGKCIVFTQTKRDADRLTYGLAKTVQCEALHGDISQAQRERTLAGFRNGHFNVLVATDVASRGLDIPNVDLVIHFDLPNSSEIFVHRSGRTGRAGKKGTAILVYTEDQSRAVKTIERDVGCRFLELPRIAVDPGSVDMGGGRFGSYGGGRDRRSGDSGFGRSAGFGRSGGYGNSGFGRSSYGNSGSTSSRFGDSGMSRPRGGFSGDSSGGSGFGRFGSSDGFGSGQSGSRSGGFSRSGGFGGSDRSGGGGFGGFGGSDRSGGFGGFGSSQSSAFGAADQNNKGRF; encoded by the exons ATGTTAACCACAATCCTCAGAAGAACTTCTTCTTCTGCTATCACGAAGCGCGCTCTCGCCGCCGCCGTAACCTCCACTACCGACCCCTTTCTCCACCGACTCACCTCTTCTTCCGCCGCCTCCGGAGATTCACCCGTCGGCGAGCTGCGACGATTCTCCGGGTTAACTGGGTTTTTGAAAGGGAGAGCCTTTCACTCTAATTCAGGGCCATTGAATTTCCGCTCCTCGTTCTGTTCTCGCGCGGAGTTTGCAGTTGAGGATTACGCCTACGAAGAAGGGTCTAGAGGGAACAGCGCCGATGAAGGTCTTGAGATCGCGAAGCTTGGGATTTCGCAGGATATTGTTTCTGCTCTTGCAAAGAAAGGAATCTTCAAGCTCTTTCCTATTCAG AAAGCTGTGCTGGAACCTGCTATGCAAGGACGTGATATGATTGGTCGAGCTAGAACAGGAACTGGAAAGACTCTTGCGTTTGGGATACCAATCATAGATAAGATCATTCAGTTCAATGCTAAGCATGG GCGAGGAAGGAATCCCTTGGCTTTGGTTTTGGCTCCTACCAGAGAGCTTGCACGACAGGTTGAGAAGGAATTCCAGGAAGCAGCACCTAACTTGGATACCATCTGTGTTTACGGGGGTACACCCATCTCTCGTCAGATGAGGCAGCTTGATTATGGTGTTGATATTGCTGTAGGCACGCCTGGCCGAATCATCGACCTTCTAAACAGAGGTGCCCTGAATTTACAGGAAGTTCAGTATGTTGTTCTCGATGAAGCTGATCAGATGCTTCAAGTTGGCTTTCAAGAAGATGTCGAAAAGATCTTGGAGAGGTTGCCCCCTAAACGTCAGACTCTTATGTTCTCTGCAAcaatgccttcttggataaagcAGATTACTCGTAACTACCTACAAGATCCCCTGACCATTGATCTT GTTGGAGAATCTGATCAGAAGTTGGCAGATGGAATTTCGCTATATTCTATTGGAACTGATATGTATGTTAAAGCAGGAATTCTCGGACCTCTAATAACA GAACATGCAAAAGGAGGAAAATGCATTGTTTTCACACAAACCAAACGTGACGCTGATCGATTAACATATGGCTTGGCAAAAACTGTTCAATGTGAGGCCTTGCATGGAGACATATCCCAAGCTCAGAGGGAAAGAACTCTGGCTGGATTCAGAAATGGACATTTTAACGTTTTGGTTGCAACAGATGTTGCTTCACGTGGGCTTGATATACCAAATGTGGATCTT GTAATACACTTTGATCTTCCCAATTCATCGGAGATATTTGTTCATCGATCTGGACGAACAGGTCGTGCTGGTAAGAAAGGAACTGCTATTCTTGTTTATACAGAAGATCAGTCCAGGGCTGTTAAGACCATTGAGCGTGATGTGGGATGTAGATTTTTAGAG cTACCAAGGATTGCTGTTGATCCTGGATCAGTGGACATGGGTGGTGGACGATTCGGTTCTTATGGAGGTGGAAGGGATCGTCGATCTGGTGATTCAGGTTTTGGTCGTAGTGCTGGATTTGGTCGTTCAGGCGGCTATGGAAACTCTGGGTTTGGCCGCTCTAGCTATGGAAATTCTGGGTCAACTTCTAGTCGTTTTGGTGACTCTGGTATGAGTCGACCCAGGGGGGGATTTTCAGGTGATTCATCTGGGGGATCAGGCTTTGGTCGGTTTGGCTCCTCTGATGGCTTTGGTTCAGGTCAATCGGGGAGTAGATCCGGAGGATTCAGTCGTTCAGGTGGTTTTGGTGGTTCAGATCGTTCAGGTGGTGGTGGTTTTGGGGGATTTGGTGGTTCAGATCGTTCAGGTGGTTTTGGAGGTTTTGGCTCAAGTCAATCTAGCGCCTTTGGTGCTGCTGATCAGAACAATAAGGGAAGATTCTAA
- the LOC130940432 gene encoding leucine-rich repeat receptor-like serine/threonine-protein kinase BAM3 produces MAATPSSFSFALFAFLFLLSLTYPSCVSSFPMSLRSQASILVSLKQGFEVNNNTSILSLKTWDMSNYMSLCTTWEGVKCDHRNVSVVALDISNLNLSGLLSPAITGLKSLVNVSVAGNALSGEFPNDIHKLPLLKYLNISNNMFSGSLSSWQFNELKELEVLDAYDNMFNGSLPLGVTNLHSLKYLSFGGNYFNGSIPSSYGTLFQLNYLSLAGNDLRGFIPIELGDLTNLTQLFLGYYNQFDGGIPKEFGRLTNLVHLDLANCGLQGPVPAELGNLNKLDTLFLQTNQLSGTIPPQLGNLSSLKSLDLSNNELTGEIPFEFQGLKELTLLNLFINRLHGEIPSFIAEMPNLQVLKLWQNNFTGSIPSRLGQNGKLTELDLSTNKLTGLVPRSLCFGKKLKILILLNNFLFGSLPNDLGECYTLERVRLGQNYLTGSIPNGFLYLPQLSLLELQNNYLSGFLPRSTDAPSSKLGQLNLSNNRLSGTLPPSIEKFPDLEILLLHGNRFSGEIPPDIGKLKSVLKMDLSVNNFSGTIPPEIGKLSLLTYLDLSQNQLSGPIPIQVSQIHILNYLNVSWNHLNQSLPKELGSLKGLTSADFSHNNFSGSIPELGQFSVFNSTSFEGNPQLCGYDMNPCNNSSSSVSQSHVKANSKSGVPGKYKLLFALALLGCSLVFATLAIIKSRKSRRGANSWKLTAFQKLEYGSEDIISCIKESNVIGRGGAGVVYGGTMPNGEQVAVKKLLGINKGCSHDNGLSAEIKTLGRIRHRYIVRLLAFCSNKEDNLLVYEYMPNGTLGEVLHGKRGEFLGWETRLKIAIEAAKGLCYLHHDCSPLIIHRDVKSNNILLNSHFEAHVADFGLAKFLHDSAASQCMSSIAGSYGYIAPEYAYTLKVDEKSDVYSFGVVLLELLTGRRPVGGDFGEEGLDIVQWTKLQTNWNKEKVVKILDERLNQHNKIPMDEAMQVFFVAMLCVQEQSVERPTMREVVDMLAQAKQPNTFQITTI; encoded by the exons ATGGCTGCTACTCCTTCTTCTTTCAGTTTTGCACTCTTtgcctttctttttcttctatctCTCACTTACCCTTCTTGTGTTTCTTCATTTCCTATGTCCTTGAGAAGTCAAGCTTCAATCTTGGTTTCTCTCAAACAAGGTTTTGAAGTCAACAACAACACTTCTATTTTGTCACTCAAGACTTGGGACATGTCCAACTACATGTCCCTTTGCACTACTTGGGAAGGTGTCAAGTGCGACCACAGAAATGTTTCTGTGGTCGCACTTGACATATCCAACCTCAACCTCTCCGGGTTGCTTTCGCCGGCCATCACGGGACTAAAGAGCCTTGTCAATGTCTCTGTGGCCGGCAACGCGCTCTCCGGAGAGTTCCCTAATGATATCCACAAACTACCATTGCTGAAATACTTGAACATATCCAACAACATGTTTAGTGGAAGTTTGAGTAGTTGGCAATTCAATGAACTCAAGGAGCTTGAGGTTCTTGATGCCTATGACAACATGTTCAACGGATCACTCCCTCTTGGTGTCACTAATCTCCATAGCCTCAAGTACTTGAGTTTTGGCGGGAACTACTTCAATGGATCAATCCCTTCAAGCTATGGAACATTGTTTCAGCTCAATTATCTTTCTCTAGCAGGGAATGATTTGAGAGGTTTCATACCAATTGAGCTTGGAGACTTAACCAACTTGACACAACTTTTCTTGGGATATTACAACCAATTTGATGGTGGAATTCCAAAAGAGTTTGGTAGGTTGACCAACCTGGTCCATCTGGACCTTGCGAATTGCGGCTTGCAAGGTCCAGTTCCGGCCGAGTTGGGCAACCTTAACAAGTTGGACACACTTTTCTTGCAAACAAATCAGCTAAGTGGAACAATCCCTCCTCAATTGGGGAATTTGAGCAGCTTGAAGTCTCTTGATCTTTCAAACAATGAGCTAACAGGTGAAATCCCATTTGAGTTCCAAGGCCTAAAAGAGCTTACACTATTGAACCTATTCATCAATAGATTGCATGGTGAGATTCCAAGTTTCATTGCTGAGATGCCTAATTTGCAAGTGCTGAAGCTTTGGCAGAACAACTTCACTGGTTCAATTCCTTCAAGGCTTGGACAGAATGGTAAATTAACTGAACTTGATCTTTCAACAAACAAGCTCACAGGACTAGTTCCAAGGTCTCTTTGTTTTGGTAAGAAGCTCAAGATTCTGATTTTGCTCAACAACTTTCTCTTTGGATCTTTGCCTAATGATCTTGGTGAATGCTACACACTTGAGAGAGTTAGATTGGGACAGAACTACTTAACAGGTTCAATACCAAATGGATTTCTCTATTTGCCTCAACTATCTCTTTTGGAACTTCAGAACAATTATCTGAGTGGTTTTCTTCCAAGAAGCACTGATGCACCTTCATCAAAGCTAGGACAGTTGAATCTTTCCAATAATCGCTTATCCGGGACCCTGCCGCCTTCAATCGAAAAGTTTCCTGATTTGGAAatccttcttcttcatggaAACAGATTCTCAGGTGAAATTCCACCAGATATAGGCAAGTTAAAGAGTGTTCTCAAGATGGATTTGAGTGTTAACAACTTTTCAGGTACTATTCCTCCTGAGATTGGTAAACTTTCATTGCTGACATACTTAGATTTGAGCCAAAACCAACTATCTGGTCCAATACCAATTCAGGTTTCTCAGATTCACATATTGAATTATCTTAATGTCTCATGGAACCATTTGAATCAGAGCCTTCCAAAGGAACTTGGATCCTTAAAAGGCTTAACTTCAGCAGATTTTTCTCACAACAATTTCTCTGGTTCAATCCCTGAACTTGGTCAATTCTCAGTGTTCAATTCAACTTCCTTTGAGGGAAATCCTCAGCTATGTGGATATGACATGAATCCATGCAACAATTCCTCATCATCAGTGTCACAATCTCATGTCAAGGCCAATTCGAAATCCGGGGTTCCGGGGAAATACAAGCTTCTATTCGCGCTCGCCCTTTTAGGCTGCTCATTGGTGTTTGCCACTCTGGCAATCATCAAGAGCAGAAAATCGAGGCGAGGCGCGAATTCGTGGAAGCTAACAGCATTCCAGAAGCTTGAATATGGAAGTGAGGACATCATAAGTTGCATCAAAGAGAGCAATGTGATAGGAAGAGGTGGAGCAGGAGTTGTATATGGAGGAACAATGCCAAATGGAGAACAAGTAGCAGTTAAGAAGCTTCTAGGAATCAACAAAGGTTGTTCACATGACAATGGTTTATCAGCAGAGATTAAAACTCTAGGGAGAATCAGACACAGATACATTGTAAGATTACTTGCATTTTGTTCAAACAAAGAGGACAATTTGCTTGTTTATGAGTACATGCCAAATGGAACCTTAGGTGAAGTTTTGCATGGCAAAAGAGGTGAGTTTCTTGGTTGGGAAACTAGGCTCAAGATTGCAATAGAAGCTGCTAAAGGCCTTTGTTATTTGCACCATGATTGTTCTCCCCTCATCATTCATAGGGATGTTAAGTCCAATAACATTTTATTGAACTCTCATTTTGAGGCTCATGTTGCTGATTTTGGACTTGCTAAGTTCTTGCATGACTCTGCTGCTTCTCAGTGCATGTCTTCCATTGCTGGTTCCTATGGCTACATTGCTCCAG AATATGCATACACATTGAAAGTAGACGAGAAAAGTGATGTGTATAGTTTTGGAGTGGTGCTGCTAGAGCTTCTCACCGGAAGAAGGCCGGTGGGCGGCGATTTCGGCGAAGAAGGGCTAGACATAGTTCAATGGACAAAGCTCCAAACAAATTGGAACAAAGAGAAGGTGGTGAAGATCCTTGATGAGAGGCTAAACCAACACAATAAAATCCCAATGGATGAGGCAATGCAAGTGTTCTTTGTGGCAATGTTATGTGTTCAAGAACAAAGTGTGGAGAGACCAACCATGAGGGAAGTTGTTGACATGCTTGCACAAGCAAAACAACCAAACACATTTCAAATAACAacaatatga